agaaccactgaaccgatcgttttcaaatttgacatgcagctagtaggtcacgagttctttaaagtttgcgaaaatggttcacttccggtcaaaactctggaagttcgtcattggtcgaatttgtgacgtcacaaaaagttctcaaagttcaattgttctgaacgtattctgatgtatcttgagctgctgattccgaatctggttgtattttttgcatatctgtgtaactttttgagatattagcaaaaaactaaaaaaattacgtaatttcaatggcgttttaatcgagaactatggcagctagaaatgtgcaaattgcatgaaaatgtagttcaagacaagCTCTTTCGATCaatcgtcaacggatttgagctccgaataaaagttttctcgctagaagcgatttaaaaacaacaccgtttttgtttagaaaaagatgggaatcccattgctttaacatggagttagatggggaatggactggatttgtagtatttggCCTGATGCTTTtgcctacactgtccgtgatctcccgaaacggttgtaggatgacattgattccagtttccatctaactccagtactctattagatggcaaagagatctaactacaacagcaaacgacgtgggcCTGTAAAAGTTGGCTTTGTTTTGAGCAGACCGTGTCTTGTTTACTGTACGCTAACTAGgtcagggtgattgacagatatggacatgtgccctggtccaggtGTGGACTTTCGGACAAcggcctagatatcagtagagcagtgagtctgtgcatggcaggtcgtggattgagacataaaagtacacactatgaattttcttctttctttcttttctcttaccgcTGTCGCGTGttagtcatgtcagagttcgatcccaggtttggcaatttgtcaggcgatgaaaatgttgtcacttTCAAGATTTTAAGCAGGCTGCTAGGCGTGTTGGATGTTCTGAGGACGAATTTGGTGCtttttcctttctccgacgCACAGTTTTGTCGCCAGTTGCcatgaaagtgcgaaaaagtgcaattttcgccCATGTTTGGAGGTGACGTGACACAAGACTGCTGCAAaggtggagctgaaaatgactgagtacaAAGGGCTTTTTGGGTACTCTAGGCGTGCGGAAAATCATTaaagtgtgtcaataaatgtgggagttgcagtacttcaaatattgtccaaaggccgatttgctgTATTTTGCTCTtcgacgtccccatgttatatgatgcattttcaaTGCATTTGTGACCACGATAAAGGCACGGGCATTGTAAGCATGGTACCCGACGTactttgacgtcctgatcatgaatctggacttatttcttgaTGGCGACGTATAGTTTTGCCGCCAATTGCAATCAAAATGCGAAAAAGctcaatttttcaacatatgtggaggtctggtgagagaaaaccgttacAGCCGTAAACCTAAACATCACTGAGTGGAAAGCgctacacatgtactctatgtgtgctgaaaatcttcGATCTGTGTCACCATTCAAAGGACAAATaagggaaaacgtcatcgatccgatccgggatcccggcctaggatctgctattcgcagatccattctagtattattattattattattatttttttttcaccgagattgttcgcatggaaacttttttactgttcaacatacaggtcccatattttgcacacatattctggcggtgaatatctcgggacaaattctccacttttttgctatgtcacgtggttcggccgccatattggattttgtgtgaaatctttaaaaatcttcttctccagaaccactgaaccgatcattttcaaatttgacatgcagctagtaggttacgagttctttaaagattgcgaaaatggttcacttccggtcaaaattctggaagttcgctattggtcgaatttgagACGTCACAAAAaattctcaaagttcaaatgttctgaacttattctggtgtatcttgagctgctgattccgaatctgcttgtattttttgcatatctgtgtaactttttgagatattagcaaaaaactcaaaaaagtgacgtaacttcagtGACCTGTatctcgagaactatggcagctagaaatgtgcaacctgtaCGAAATTggagcccaagacatgctctttcgatcaatcgtcaacagatttgagctccgatcaatagttttttcgctacaagcgtttaaatcacaacaccgttttttgtttagaaaaaggtgggaatcctattgctttaacatggagttagatggggactggactgggtttgtagtatttgacctgatgctttcggctacactatccgtgatctcccgaaacggttgtaggatgacattgattccagttcccatctaactccagtactctattagatggcgtagagatctaactacaacagcaaacgacgtggacctgtaaaagttagctttgttttgcgcagacctcgtcctctttactatacgttaaacaggccagggtgattgacagatatggacatgtgcggactttctaacgatggccgagctatcagtggagcagtgagtctgtgcatggcaggtcgtggattgagatgtgaatgtacaaacttgctgttacactggtcgtgtttttgcattatttcttactaACAGCGGGCTAAGCCTGCCAAGggacgactgtttttcactgggcatagcgtagcatcatcaaggtcgccgatctattcgagggaatgcaaatgaccggccgactgcctcaataacaaacggtgtaaggtcgcatggaatctttgaaagccgtgcatgtggaacatgtgtccttcgaacacagaacatgaaggggaaaacgtcatcgatcagatccgggatcccggcctaggatctgctattcgcagatccattctagttaaagtttgaattacgtacgaaaaaaaaaaaataattgaaacacaaaattaggttaacaatagtttgatactgaatttgaTTTGGTTTACTTGTGTAGGCTAAATGCTTTGCAGTCGTGTTGtgttctgtatcaaattcataaacactgggtaacgaatgttgaaataatggaacacttcagttcacattttcaattcaatattaatttctcaaaatatgttgataaataacaaaacaataacaacatcataggtacgtgtttatgcttattataagtaagcaaataaatatattataatttatatgttgaaggtatcatgaagataaatatgatttgcgtttattgtattgtgaaatacaatggatggatcacaatttaaatttgtaatgacacaatctgtacaaagttatagtacattaaaccagccctGTGCACgtttcactcagtgcgccgtaccagttacgtaaaatatacacgtcacactcatgcataaaagtcacatgatgtaccacatttgaagatctgggtcaacggcaatattttggcggcagtcagacaatagcgtttgcggagagaaaacatgagtaaacggactgaacattgtgggggaaaaaaaacaatagtttaactcggataaacatcaaacaaggattgggagttgaaaagggcgatctgcagccagtccgctatccagaggatgtgaagttgatgtgaactctgttgttatttattgttgcattgttgaacagccctccaaaactttgaggcgtgactgaaaactgggattttgccatttggatggtattgctactgttacgtgtaacattaTAGTCAACAGCGTTGGGCATTTGCACTGGaagtggcgtgactgacatgggagtattttcactcaacggcattttcactttcagcattttctgataacacacttgaagcatgctggataatgctgatttcacggcgttttgaaacgtacggtttggtgacataactccgtacactggattcattgcggtggcctgtcacagacataacgtccatcacagaaaccccgtcatcagcaagaactgtggctgtcgtagcccggacgcagtgattcgtgtaccggcggctaagttttgcatcgcgggaaatatcagacatcatggatccgatctTTTTTAGAtccattggttgattgccataccatggtttgtggtcaactgggacgtttGGGAGAGGCCGGTGAAAGAAAACTCACAagaagaattatcaggtccgtatgtaaaaaaaaaaaattttcgtgaaaccattattatctcttattGTGTAGCATTAACACCaatgggctttaaattatctgtaacctgatacttttcttctttaaaataaacgttcgctccgacagaaaaatagccattttgtttctttgtttataacaacctctatccacccatagaactacaaaAGACCCGTCCAGAcgtcaaacgcttctgtctcgttatcaggggggtggggggggggggtatctaACGATCaagataatgtgcacttggcatagagccaagcagtgcgttgtatgtaataaaaaggaatcgaagggtagTAGAATATTACATAGATAGGATTCTAGAGTTGTATATTAGTCTTATCGCTTATGAGTAGAAAAACAGACAGCGACCAGAGAGAACCACTGAACATAGTGAAGCAGTTCAACTCTGGGCCTAAACTTTAATAGATCTGGCAccatgagatggatttgaacacctgatAACTGTGTATTAGGGTCATTGCATGAGTACTTACATAGCATACAGatcacatttgtttacaaatgagCAGTCAGAACCAAGATATCCACagcccatacatgtaagaaaacttTGTACGTTCTCTGAAGGTGACAAATTATTGTCAGGTTGTCCTGTGTGGTTAGTTGAAGTATTTAACTGGAGCTGAGGCAGCTGAACCAATAGTAGAGATTGTACATGtttgacttacctgtaaaaactCGATGTCCATTGAGGCTAATAAATCTTTGGAAGCCTCGACCATTCTCTCCATTTCCTGGGAATGtagctggaaatgtttgagtataGCGCTACACTCCACACCCCACTGTGAATAGCGTGTTTTTATGCCATCTAAGGACTGTTGTTTCCAGGTTTGTAAGGcttccaaggctgcacaataagcccTTTCTACCTCTTGAGTGTGAAGTTCCTGGGTTTCCTGACAAACAAAAGGAACGTTTATTATCTCATCCAGACCATCCAGGCAGGGTGAGATGGTGCAGCCTTTATGCTGTGGAGATCACCAGTGGTTTGGTTCAAACACCAAGAGTGTCACcctgggattaagagacgtcTATTAATCCCAGGTGTCGCCAGATCACAGACCAGTGAGTGAGCGcctggggtttaaagtcgtgcttttacaatttttcagtcatatgatgacggaggaatccttagggtgcatgtaatgtacctctttattgcaggacggattttcaccgctcttttatctattgctgcttcactaagacgccttaccgaaagcaagtaagccgacccacccaagccattatactgatacgggtcaaacagtcctTACTCTatcgccttcatgctgaaccccaagaaaggaagttacaacttcctcttttaaagtcttaggtgtgagttGACCCAGGGTCTACCGCTCAAGAAGTGGACGTtcgaccaactgtgctatcggggccggtccccATCACATATGTGGAGTGCGTATATACAATATAGATATTATGACAGCGTATAATCGACGATGATGTACCTACTGGAGTTGCCCGAGGTGGGCATATCGCGTCTGTGTCACTGAGAGTAGCTAtaattttcataagaaaaatgaGTCACCAAGTATGCAATAAATCACAACTTGACCAAGTGTCATCAAAACTACCAACCTGTATCTTATTGTACAGCCTCGTaactcctgacagtgattctttagtttcttgtagcactttctccagttcactGGTCTTGTTCAAGACCGCTGGCTGTAATGGAAAAAATGCTACATTAAAAAGATCGTCTTTAAAACGACTCACTACAGTACAGGACAAAAAGCAACATTCTTCACTATAGATTACAAACTATGGGTCATTATACCATTCCAAATCATGACATTTATAGTGATTATCGACCTATATACTAGCGCGGTACACGATTTAAATTGTGATTTAAGTCATTTGCTTAGAAtatccttgcgtctttctaacatcattgaaaactgtttactacttctctttgcatgatctcaaagtaattttgaacttaCACAACTTCTTAGTTTTTCGTATGTCGTATTAATCGTTATGTTTGGAATTGACTTCACGATTAATGACTCAGAATATTCACTGTGGTTGTTGActaatatacgaatgtctttttcgcatTACCTTGGCATTCTCCGCTGCAGATGGTATATCCCGCACAGCATGTTCCGGATGGTCAACCACACACCCCATACAGATCACCAGCCGGCACGGTACACAGTACAAGCCGAATGGCTGACCATGTTTTGGACATGACGGCTGCTGAGTTGATTGTTCATCCCTGCCACTGGTTTGTCGCTGTGAGGTTTCCAGAGAGAGGTACTCCTGGGACGAAATCAGCCGGTGACGCTTCATAGCACCCATCATGGGATGAAAAGAAGCCAAACAGTCTTTACAATACAGTAAACAACAGTcggtacaaaacttgacagctttagccTGATTATCCTCAccacacagagaacaatatgggATGTCATCCTCAACCTTCACAGCAAGAAGAGAACCTCTCCACTATTTCTGCCAGGTGTGAAAGTTGGGAGGCAGACCAGCCGCACCTCCCTTCCCAGACTGATTGGTGTCCGACATACAGGGCATGAGATCAGCTGGTGAACACCCTCACTCCCGTGCTACAGGTGACCTCATCTGTCTGTCCAGGTTTAGACTTGTCAGCATACACAGCAATACACTCCctgcaaaaactgtgctgacaaggTAACGTTACTGGTTTCCGGAATGTTTGCACACATATCGGGCATGTGAGAACTTCTTCACGATTTTCCTTGCTTTCAGCCATTACACGCTcggtttttcactgaaataaaaccagcTAATTACTTAGACTGACACCAATACAGGTTCTCCCATTTacgaaaatataaaattcaaCACAGTAACAGTCTCCATGTACAGTGCAGTGCCTGTTCCTCTCTTTCAACAACATATAGGATACAGTATTTTTTGTCGCTTTTGCCGAAGAAGCATTGCTTTACATATGATATATGAGAGTTTGAGCGCCTTCGCTTCCCTGAGAGGAAATAACTGCTTAGTTAGACATTTGACCGATTCTAGCATTTatcatgtacctgacatttttTTGACAAAGATCTGATCAAGACAATTTGGCCAGACGTGTTTGACAGTGATGACACCTTTATACAGCACCATCCGTGAATAGCAGATTGGTGTGTGAAAACGAGAGGTCTGCTGATTTAAAGGTAAGGCCAGCCAATTAGCAAACACCTTCAACAGAAAGGGTGGGGGCTTCAggtataagatacatgtattttgtgaaacATCTGGACTATGGTGTTAGTGAAGGAGGCATGACCCTACATGATAATGGAGTCAAATGTCTGAACTACAGTGGCACGGAAAGGAACTTAACCCTACATGATAATGGGGTCAAACGTCTGGACTACAATGGTAGTGAAGAGAACTGAACGTTATATGATAATCGGGGCGAATGTCTACCTTGATATGAATTCAAATTGTAACAGTCCAACTCTTCCaaatttcagtgttttattgtttattgtgaGGAACCACAGAAGTAAAGACTACCACAGTGTGCTATATCGTGCAATCAAGGCTGATTAAACTAGCCTATGATCttggctgtgatcttttaatatggggttaggcgtAGATCATAACCGAGGAGTCATCCAGGATAAAATAGTGGTATGGAAAAACACCCTGGCGCAGAGAAACTACGCGCAACAAAAATCCGcgcaaaatgaaccaatacatgcCTTAACAGGGAAAAACTCCTGGGAACTACGTTCACCGTGTCATCCTCTCTATCTCTGCCAAGTTTTTCCgcattctgtagcctttacgaccagtaaatccaagataattcacagttgtgacttatGCTCACATGCCGTGTCGACATTCTGACCTACTAAACCGTGTTATTGCTGCCTGCCTATACGCATCcgtggttgacctttcattaCGTCATTATGTTTTGATAAGCTGGCTGTTAGTTCTGACAGGCACAAAGCCATGTGACCGGAGGAGACGCGAATTTGACAGAAGGCCATGGCGCAAAATGACGAACCCCACAGTTtgtgcaaactgtcagattaaaTTCGCAGTGAAAAAGGGAGGTTACCTTCGACATTCGCTCCATTTAAAATTGGGCACCACAGGCATTACGGTACGTGAAGGCCTCGATAGTTTTTTTGCTGAAGAATGTTGCCATGTACACCAGAAGTCCAGCAACGACACCATGCAGGACGATCTGGTGCCATGACGTTTACCATTTGCTGTTGAAAGCAACAGTTGCATGGTAAGTCGTCAGAATGTTAATTTCTGGAAAGGATGGAATGTAGGGGAAGGATGGAATGTAGGGGAAAGGATGGAATGTAGGGGATACGTCGAATACAAAAGAAAGACAACCAATACGTTGTCGACGCCAGCGAAGAGCCCTACATGCGGAAactttcatattattttttattaccatgtaaatgagtgag
The genomic region above belongs to Liolophura sinensis isolate JHLJ2023 unplaced genomic scaffold, CUHK_Ljap_v2 scaffold_76, whole genome shotgun sequence and contains:
- the LOC135481420 gene encoding uncharacterized protein LOC135481420, coding for MMGAMKRHRLISSQEYLSLETSQRQTSGRDEQSTQQPSCPKHGQPFGLYCVPCRLVICMGCVVDHPEHAVRDIPSAAENAKPAVLNKTSELEKVLQETKESLSGVTRLYNKIQETQELHTQEVERAYCAALEALQTWKQQSLDGIKTRYSQWGVECSAILKHFQLHSQEMERMVEASKDLLASMDIEFLQGSTDFTKTIDDQLNEIRADLEKHEVSRQELLDSVQHDQVVPRQVTVKETVEERQDIEAAVGGQPLCVTSRLLHV